The Eriocheir sinensis breed Jianghai 21 unplaced genomic scaffold, ASM2467909v1 Scaffold276, whole genome shotgun sequence genome includes a region encoding these proteins:
- the LOC126991425 gene encoding ribosome-recycling factor, mitochondrial-like, protein MALLGPARRAVRLALAPSWSVVRAVCQARAVGWHGPPSAPSLPAGTVSRAASSWHPAAPLLQPCTAILIPARNYAKSKDKKGKGKAAKAHVSEEEMEEVLNVEQMMSHFATIVESLKQDYIKNLSLRSSAGSIETLPVQLEGDEYPLNEVAQVSRKSPQVVVISAAAFPQALPGIVAALRGAGMNLNPQQEGTSVIVPIPKVTKEHRESLAKGAKTMFNKAKDQLREAQNQYIRKARNKEGKFSDDLLFNVQLRIREIAEAHMQEAESMMQAKQKELLRTS, encoded by the exons ATGGCACTCCTGGGGCCAGCGAGGAGGGCCGTGAGGCTGGCACTGGCCCCCTCATGGTCCGTGGTGCGGGCGGTGTGCCAGGCCAGGGCGGTGGGGTGGCACGGCCCTCCCTCGGCCCCTTCACTCCCTGCTGGCACTGTATCCCGGGCAGCCTCAAGCTGGCACCCCGCAGCCCCACTCCTCCAGCCCTGCACAGCCATCCTTATCCCGGCCCGGAATTATGCCAAGTCCAAGGACAAGAAGGGCAAAG GGAAGGCAGCCAAGGCCCATGTgtcagaggaggagatggaggaggtgctGAACGTGGAGCAGATGATGAGCCACTTCGCCACCATTGTGGAGAGCCTCAAGCAAGACTACATCAAGAATCTCTCCCTCAGATCGTCTGCTG GTAGCATTGAAACCTTACCTGTTCAGCTTGAGGGCGACGAGTACCCGCTTAACGAAGTGGCCCAGGTGTCGCGCAAGTCCCCGCAGGTGGTGGTGATCAGCGCGGCGGCCTTCCCCCAAGCCTTGCCAGGCATCGTGGCGGCTCTGCGCGGTGCTGGCATGAACCTCAACCCACAGCAGGAGGGGACCAGCGTAATTGTGCCCATACCAAA AGTGACGAAGGAGCACCGCGAGAGCCTGGCTAAGGGCGCCAAGACCATGTTCAACAAGGCCAAGGACCAGCTGAGGGAGGCGCAGAACCAGTACATCCGCAAGGCAAGGAACAAGGAGGGGAAGTTTTCGGACGACCTCCTCTTCAATGTGCAGCTCAGG ATCAGGGAGATAGCAGAAGCCCACATGCAGGAAGCTGAGAGCATGATGCAGGCCAAGCAGAAGGAGCTACTGAGGACCAGCTAG